One Clavelina lepadiformis chromosome 1, kaClaLepa1.1, whole genome shotgun sequence genomic region harbors:
- the LOC143470043 gene encoding small ribosomal subunit protein mS35-like isoform X2, protein MLAKFVSRSSIQTCFPRCIAVRLNANAVKNVEESEAISPKEIDVNAVSHSKKTEATPHVPRYYISPLLMNRERLQDVLKDVQIEKYDAAKSPDDREWSSQWPVQAPFNPYLVPLPIRMGWAQNNCVMPDKFANLELVKVQNFLHLTPPAIKKHCAKLKQFCTPFPEELKSDVACEKAYPVETHSVDYVFASSTPRTPRARVITKQIRLCNLVLNEHARIKMIKILGDERYDRNTDIATIKVERCPTQQQNKDFCDYVLTALYFESWKKEKWETREKMDDYDYYYWWENSVSHQNLKRALGGSLDEADAMKRGDVAAYRKAVTNIKQEPQPDKPGQITEDRISLLNNYKESVLALLNLKKLQ, encoded by the exons atgttggcaaaatttgtttcaagatCTTCCATACAAACTTGTTTCCCTCGGTGTATTGCTGTAAGACTTAATGCAAATG CtgttaaaaatgttgaagAGTCCGAAGCAATATCCCCTAAAGAAATAGATGTTAATGCTGTGAGTCATTCTAAAAAAACAGAAG CCACTCCACATGTCCCCAGGTATTACATTAGTCCATTGCTCATGAATCGTGAAAGACTCCAAGATGTTTTGAAAGATGTTCAAATCGAGAAATATGATGCTGCAAAGAGCCCTGATGACAGAGAATGGTCAAGTCAGTGGCCGGTACAGGCTCCATTTAACCCCTACTTGGTGCCTTTACCAATAAG AATGGGATGGGCTCAAAATAACTGTGTTATGCCCGACAAGTTTGCCAATCTTGAGCTAGTGAAGGTCCAAAACTTTCTTCATCTCACACCACCTGCGATTAAGAAGCACTGTGCCAAACTAAAAC aatTTTGCACACCATTTCCTGAGGAACTGAAATCAGATGTAGCTTGTGAAAAAGCTTATCCAGTTGAAACGCACAGTGTGGATTATGTATTTGCCAGCAGTACTCCTCGAACACCCAGGGCACGCGTGATCACAAAACAA ATACGTTTGTGCaatcttgttttaaatgaacaTGCAAGgataaaaatgattaaaatacTGGGTGATGAGCGATATGATAGGAATACTGACATTGCAACAATCAAAGTTGAAAGGTGTCcaacacaacaacaaaacaaagatttttgtGACTATGTTTTAACAGCTTTGTATTTTGAATCATGG aaaaaagaaaagtggGAGACACGAGAAAAAATGGATGACTACGACTACTACTACTGGTGGGAAAACAGTGTATCccatcaaaatttaaaacgtgCTTTAGGTGGATCTTTGGATGAAGCAGATGCGATGAAACGTGGAGACGTTGCAGCCTACAGAAAAGCTGTAACGAACATAAAACAGGAACCACAACCTGATAAACCTGGTCAAATAACTGAAGACCGAATAAGTCTATTAAACAATTACAAGGAATCGGTTTTAGCTTTATTAAATCTtaaaaagttgcaataa
- the LOC143470043 gene encoding small ribosomal subunit protein mS35-like isoform X1: MLAKFVSRSSIQTCFPRCIAVRLNANEAVKNVEESEAISPKEIDVNAVSHSKKTEATPHVPRYYISPLLMNRERLQDVLKDVQIEKYDAAKSPDDREWSSQWPVQAPFNPYLVPLPIRMGWAQNNCVMPDKFANLELVKVQNFLHLTPPAIKKHCAKLKQFCTPFPEELKSDVACEKAYPVETHSVDYVFASSTPRTPRARVITKQIRLCNLVLNEHARIKMIKILGDERYDRNTDIATIKVERCPTQQQNKDFCDYVLTALYFESWKKEKWETREKMDDYDYYYWWENSVSHQNLKRALGGSLDEADAMKRGDVAAYRKAVTNIKQEPQPDKPGQITEDRISLLNNYKESVLALLNLKKLQ; encoded by the exons atgttggcaaaatttgtttcaagatCTTCCATACAAACTTGTTTCCCTCGGTGTATTGCTGTAAGACTTAATGCAAATG AAGCtgttaaaaatgttgaagAGTCCGAAGCAATATCCCCTAAAGAAATAGATGTTAATGCTGTGAGTCATTCTAAAAAAACAGAAG CCACTCCACATGTCCCCAGGTATTACATTAGTCCATTGCTCATGAATCGTGAAAGACTCCAAGATGTTTTGAAAGATGTTCAAATCGAGAAATATGATGCTGCAAAGAGCCCTGATGACAGAGAATGGTCAAGTCAGTGGCCGGTACAGGCTCCATTTAACCCCTACTTGGTGCCTTTACCAATAAG AATGGGATGGGCTCAAAATAACTGTGTTATGCCCGACAAGTTTGCCAATCTTGAGCTAGTGAAGGTCCAAAACTTTCTTCATCTCACACCACCTGCGATTAAGAAGCACTGTGCCAAACTAAAAC aatTTTGCACACCATTTCCTGAGGAACTGAAATCAGATGTAGCTTGTGAAAAAGCTTATCCAGTTGAAACGCACAGTGTGGATTATGTATTTGCCAGCAGTACTCCTCGAACACCCAGGGCACGCGTGATCACAAAACAA ATACGTTTGTGCaatcttgttttaaatgaacaTGCAAGgataaaaatgattaaaatacTGGGTGATGAGCGATATGATAGGAATACTGACATTGCAACAATCAAAGTTGAAAGGTGTCcaacacaacaacaaaacaaagatttttgtGACTATGTTTTAACAGCTTTGTATTTTGAATCATGG aaaaaagaaaagtggGAGACACGAGAAAAAATGGATGACTACGACTACTACTACTGGTGGGAAAACAGTGTATCccatcaaaatttaaaacgtgCTTTAGGTGGATCTTTGGATGAAGCAGATGCGATGAAACGTGGAGACGTTGCAGCCTACAGAAAAGCTGTAACGAACATAAAACAGGAACCACAACCTGATAAACCTGGTCAAATAACTGAAGACCGAATAAGTCTATTAAACAATTACAAGGAATCGGTTTTAGCTTTATTAAATCTtaaaaagttgcaataa